The Mytilus trossulus isolate FHL-02 chromosome 3, PNRI_Mtr1.1.1.hap1, whole genome shotgun sequence genome contains a region encoding:
- the LOC134710071 gene encoding cytochrome P450 2K6-like produces the protein MDIAYSYLEGIDLTAIFIFLIIFLATVLWMTCPKSDIPGPRAWPIFGNILLVSQFNSSPKRAKFVEDMTRKYGPIFRMFLGPYQIVIVQGHKHVLDVLQKRGKEFIDRPTFIPGVKLARKVIGGSGIVFANGDDWKGRRRFSLQAMRDFGVGKSSLEEKILEEMQNVADDLEKMKGVEISNLKEMMTKASCNVIHSLIFGYRYKHDNESLQQLIKTMDNIFSGPGALSASGIFPVLNLIMKDNLKIRRDGFSTLKKYIEKHITEHRETFDPEHIRDFIDMYVEAEKEESERTSALNPAALLASIMDLFAAGTDTTSTTLDWSFKWMIQHPDVQKRCQEEITKVVGPGRMVRLSDRRHLSYTEATLMEIQRLSNTAIFTIPHVAVCDTTINGYKIPKNTILIPSLISVHFDETIWRDPKVFNPERFRNQSNDIINKENLIPFSLGPRICPGESLARSELFLIFSNLLHRFEFSKVNQDDILSFEGITGITTTPSPYRLIADLR, from the exons ATGGATATCGCTTATTCTTATTTAGAAGGAATCGATCTTACagctatatttatatttctgataATATTTCTTGCGACAGTTTTATGGATGACATGTCCAAAATCGGATATCCCAGGACCACGAGCATGGCCTATTTTCGGAAATATTCTCCTTGTAAGTCAGTTTAATAGTTCCCCAAAGAGGGCCAAGTTTGTGGAGGACATGACGAGGAAGTATGGACCAATATTTCGAATGTTTTTAGGACCATACCAGATCGTGATTGTACAGGGTCATAAACATGTGCTAGATGTTTTGCAGAAACGAGGAAAGGAATTCATAGACAGACCCACCTTTATACCAGGAGTCAAATTAGCTCGGAAAGTAATAGGAG GAAGTGGGATTGTGTTTGCTAATGGAGATGACTGGAAAGGAAGAAGACGATTCTCATTACAAGCAATGCGAGATTTTGGTGTGGGAAAATCCTCGCTGGAAGAAAAGATCTTGGAagaaatgcagaatgttgcagACGATCTGGAAAAAATGAAGGGAGTAGAGATATCCAATTTAaaggaaatgatgacaaaggCTAGCTGCAATGTTATACATAGTCTTATATTCGGATACAG ATACAAACATGACAACGAATCACTCCAACAACTCATCAAGACAATGGACAACATATTTTCAGGTCCTGGTGCTTTATCAGCGTCGGGAATATTTCCGGTTCTGAATTTGATAATG AAAGACAATCTTAAGATAAGGAGAGATGGCTTTTCTACTCTTAAAAAGTATATTGAAAAACACATAACCGAACACCGGGAGACATTTGACCCTGAACACATTCGAGATTTTATAGATATGTATGTAGAAGCCGAAAAAGAGGAGAGTGAACGAACGTCTGCTTTGAATC CGGCGGCGTTGTTAGCATCAATTATGGACTTGTTTGCTGCTGGAACTGACACGACTTCAACTACGCTTGATTGGTCATTCAAATGGATGATTCAACACCCGGATGTGCAAAAGAGGTGCCAAGAGGAAATTACAAAG GTAGTAGGACCAGGAAGAATGGTTCGATTATCAGATAGACGTCATTTGTCATACACCGAGGCTACTTTGATGGAAATACAAAGACTGTCAAATACAG CTATTTTCACCATTCCTCACGTAGCAGTTTGTGATACAACAATCAATGGGTACAAAATACCTAAAAATACGATTCTTATACCTAGCCTGATCTCTGTACATTTTGATGAAACAATCTGGAGAGACCCTAAGGTGTTTAATCCAGAGAGGTTTCGCAATCAAAGCAATGACATTATCAACAAAGAAAACTTGATACCTTTTTCGTTAG GCCCACGGATCTGCCCTGGAGAATCGTTAGCACGATCAGAGTTGTTTCTAATCTTTTCAAACCTTCTACATAGATTTGAATTCTCTAAAGTCAACCAAGATGATATTTTATCATTCGAAGGGATAACCGGAATTACGACGACACCATCGCCATACCGACTTATAGCTGATCTGAGATAA
- the LOC134709924 gene encoding uncharacterized protein LOC134709924 — MEYYSKILCFLLGILNENVVPTFAGYCYSYYYNYYYYCDTYWAIGSIVGAVIGGIIGFVIVIVIIAALCGACKTRGNRGTVVQPAHTTTVQTLYQGMYIE, encoded by the exons ATGGAATATTATTCAAAGATTTTGTGCTTTCTCTTGggaattttgaatgaaaatg tGGTACCTACCTTCGCCGGATACTGTTACAGTTATTACTACAACTATTATTACTACTGCGACACCTACTG GGCAATCGGAAGTATTGTGGGAGCAGTTATTGGGGGAATTATTGGATTTGTCATTGTCATAGTTATTATTGCTGCATTATGTGGAGCATGCAAAACACGTGGTAATCGTGGAACAGTAGTCCAACCAGCACACACCACAACAGTCCAAACATTATATCAGGGTATGTATATAGAGTAG